A single Gloeocapsa sp. DLM2.Bin57 DNA region contains:
- a CDS encoding MogA/MoaB family molybdenum cofactor biosynthesis protein, producing MQPHPDSNDKIALKCVVITVSDTRSFADDHSGNLIKSLLRDAGHLTVGYQIIPDLPGEIIAQLTTWQKVDVIILNGGTGISKRDQTVDVVEVVLEQILPGFGELFRMLSYQTIGSRAMASRAIAGVYQEKLIFCLPGSTNGVKLAMEKLIIPELIHLNQQIKQ from the coding sequence ATGCAGCCACATCCAGATTCTAACGACAAAATAGCCTTAAAATGTGTGGTTATAACCGTAAGTGATACCAGGAGTTTTGCAGACGATCACAGTGGAAACTTAATTAAATCCCTGTTACGGGATGCGGGACATTTAACCGTTGGTTATCAAATTATACCCGATCTACCAGGAGAAATTATAGCCCAGTTAACCACCTGGCAAAAAGTAGATGTCATAATTTTAAATGGTGGAACTGGTATCAGTAAACGAGATCAAACTGTAGATGTAGTTGAAGTAGTGCTAGAACAAATACTTCCTGGATTTGGTGAGTTATTCAGGATGTTAAGTTATCAAACCATTGGTTCAAGAGCGATGGCTTCTAGAGCTATAGCAGGAGTATATCAAGAAAAACTGATATTTTGCCTCCCTGGTTCTACTAATGGCGTTAAACTAGCGATGGAGAAGCTAATTATACCTGAACTAATTCATCTGAACCAACAAATCAAACAATGA